A window of Pungitius pungitius chromosome 19, fPunPun2.1, whole genome shotgun sequence genomic DNA:
GCCGACACAACAAAATGGCAAAAACAGAAGCTTATTAGACAGAAATTGAATAAACTATGAGACACATATCTGAAACTCCACATTTctctatgatttttttttttttcccttgatgGGATACAAAGCGGCACCTAGCAGCATGAAATGAAAACGATTTGTAAATAATATCACTTTATGAATCTCCTTCATCTTGGTTTCTCAAGATAACCAAACACCACAACTTTGTTCTGTGACAGATTCACAGAAGTATTGTACAAATAAATTAAGAGTAAGAAATCCAAGTATTCTGTCATTAAATTTCCTAATTATCTTTGCAAATTTTTAcctaattaaataataataatagctcATTGGCCATcataagaaataaaacagtatGGTGGATCGGGATAGGAATTTTCTTCACTAATTCCAATTTACTCATTCATTACAGAGCGAAAATAACAactgattaataaaaaaaaaaaatgagtccGTAATTAACTaatgaattaaatgtaaaaaaaagaatagaaaaagagcATTTTTTGGTCCAGGTTTTCCGAATGCTTTTCTCTgcttatataattattatttgaatattttaaggATTTGAGCTGCTGAATGGTCAAAACTACCTCCTATCCAATAATCCAGTTATCattaatttaaaatattaaaactatGTTCTTGTAGAAGCAGTTgagagtaaatatatatatttgctgcTGGGAAACGTACAGCCTGCAGCCAGTGCTGGGAGACCACGTGGAGGCCTCGCTCCTTCACGCCTCGGTATTCGCGGCTGTTGTCGCCCACGCGGCCCTGGTAGATGTAGTGCGTCACTGTATCGTCACAAGCCCACCTAAAAACAAGTCGATAGGGACGGgattgaattaaaaatgtaatatcttGCATTCACGTAACTAAGTAACTCTTCTTAAAACGACGGCGTGTTGAGTACCTGAAGTCCGCTCCGAGCGAGGCGGCGATGGCATTGAGCTCACTCTGCATTTTGCTCAGCTTCTTCGCCACACAGATCACGACACCAGCCAGAGAACCCGTTTCTTTTTGTGGGACCTTTGATAAAAAGTATTTGATAATACTTATTGTTTCAAATATCAAGGAACATCACATCTCTATCACATGATCACTTTCCCTTGTACTTCTACCATTCGGTTTACCTCCTCAGTGGTCCTTGTGAATTTGGGGCTGGCAGTGATCGCTTGCATATCGCTGTGCGAGACGCCATTTCGGTTTCTATTGGCGAGAGACACCTTCAAGTGCCTGTTGATGACATCAGTCAGTGGGGTCTCCACCATCTCTTCTGGTTTGGATTTTCCCCCTGGAGTCTCCAATGCTCCTCGCGCAtccttaacaaaaaaaacaaaaaagaaacgtcCATGTATATCTAGCAGTGCACAACTTATTGCTGCAAGCCTTAGTCGCCAAGCTAAAGTTGTACGGTGCTACTCAGCGGGCCCGAACCTTGGAATTGAGAGTCGCCCTGAAGAGCTGGTCTCTGCTGAGGAAACGAGAGGGAGTGTCCAGATTCAGGTAGGTCTCCTTCGGAGGAGGGTGACTTTTGACGCCTTCTAGGTCTTGCTTAGGGTTGCTGATGTCCTCTTTGGGCTTCCTCTCATCCAACACTGAGCGCAACACTTTGCTCCGGAGGCGACCCAAATCCAGCGGAGTAACGGCTTTACCGCCCTGCAGACCCAGCAAAGGGATCTCTGGAGACGAGGGTGCTGGGGGAGGCATGGCGGACCTCTGGGAGCCGCCGACGAAGCTCTCATCGTCCCTCTCTGTTGTAGAAGAAACAAGAAATCAATGTAATAGCACAGGAAACCAGAAATTCACTACAGgataacagaaaaaaacaaaaaacgcaaATGAAACATGAATTTCCAAATAAAGGCCTTGAATTGTGCCAACTTTCTAACCCAGTGAGGTTGGCAGGTCCACTAGAAAAAGCCCCTCCTCCGCCCTGTGGCCGGTCCGAGCAGACCTGAGGATCCAGTGCATGGTGACGGCCGGCAGCCCCCATTTCTTCGCCGCTTGGTACTTTGTGCCTTCGGGGCTCTGCAGCACCAGGTGAGTGCTGGCCAGCATCCCTTTCTTCTGGTTGGCCAGGCGCACAAAGTAGTCCTGGACGCtgcgggagggagagagaagattTAAGAAACCGTTgtgcaaaacccccaaaaactgCTACGAGAGAAGTTATTTGCTCctattttaacaaaaaactTATTCCATTCTTGGGTTCCTGGCTAATATCTTTAATGTAGCATAAAAGTAGACGGCATTTGAGGTCGGGCCGCCGTGTAACCGTACCTGGCTCCAAGGTGCTTGGCCAGCTCCACCAAAGACTCCCTCTCTGCTCCCGTGAACTGGCTGACGGAGAGAACGCACTCTTTGAGAGGAAAACGCCCCTCCATCAGCGGGACGGGTGTGAACAAAGGGTTGGAGGACAGCTGCAGGACACACTCCTTCTCCACACACATTGCCTGAAAAGGAACACAGACGGTCCTTATTTTGTGCAAGCGTCTGTCCACAactcaaatatatttaatttgaaagaacaaaaaagaggaaaagagtaAATCCGCACATAGAGAGTTTTTTGCATGATAAAAGGGCTGTTTTCAGCTCAAAATGCCTCAAAAATCAGACAACTAAGAGCTTTTTCTGCTACTTTGTACCGGTTGACAAATTGAGGATGCCATACAATCCTCTCAACACAGGTACAATCAAAGCCGTACGGCGGATCTCACCAGCCAGGTATCCGTGACCACCTCGTCCACTGTGGCCTCCACCGAACAGCCCAACAGCGGGACCACAGCATAGTCTGCCACAACACGCGTGCGGCCCATCAGCAGCCGGCCTCCATTTTCCGTCACCAGAAGCGAGAGCTGGGTCTCTGCCTCGGCGCCGAAGCCCACGAGAAGGAAACGTTTCCCCAAAAACAGGCCTGTCTCGCTGGCTTCCTGCAGGGTCGAGTCCGGCCCTGGTGCTCGGCTGCGGTTTGGCGCCCAAGGTTCAGCATATGTACCGATGGACTTCCTGCTCTCTACCGGCGGCGGCATTTCCACTGGAGGGTAAAAGATGAGGAGTGAGATAAGCTGGCATGATATACGAGTCAAATGGTATCTAATTCTTCACAAGCTTCTTGCCTATGGTGGGGTCATCGTCCATGTACTGAGAGAGGAGGTCTTCCTCTGCTCTCGTTTGCCTGGGAGTGCTGGGACTGGCTGCTGGGGGACCAGCCGACGGCCGGGAGGTGGGAACGCGGCCGGCAGACACGGATACAGCCGCCGGGGCCGGGGGAAGACAGTCGGGGTGGAGGTAACCCGCTTCTGGGATTACACCGCCTTTGTTATAACTGTCCAGCAGCCACTGCACAGTCACTACGTGAGGTCTGAGAAGCAACACACAGACATTACACCCCAAATCAATGTTAAATCAGACTGGGAACTGCTGAATCGTCCAATTAAAGGCAGATCTTTAGAATATTATTGTTACAAAGTTAAATTTAGAGAGGACCCAAATCAATTGCTttgactttaatagtcaaagatttttttgtcattttggctGATGCAAGGGTGTGAATTTCGGAAAATCAACCTCAGCTCTTAAAATAAGTTTAAAGGAAACTTTGTGTGACACTCAGACCTTAAAGGACAAAAATATCCCCATTGAAACAAGGAATTTAAGTCACAATTCCATTATATCAGGCTTCAATTCTTTTCAGCAGCCGGCctgcattttctgtttttttgatggGATATTTTTGTTCTGTACGGACGGAAAGAGGCTTCTATAGTTGAGAATGCAATGAACACCAAGTAAAGTAATGATCTTCGCAGACCTATGTGttgctttgaaaagaaaattctTGAGGTCCTGGTCCAGCTCTCCCATGACCACATGTGTGAGTTCCTCACTGGGCTGATTGAAGCGCAGACCTCCTGCAGCGTTCACGAGACGCCTCAGCTTCTCCAGTTTCTTCCCTGGGAGGCCACACAGGTACAGCTGCACAACATTTAACAaagcttattaaaaaaaaataaaaagcctcaTCTACTTTTTTCATCTTATCAAAAAATCATTACAAAATAATGACAATGGAAATCGCCGCTATGCGCGAAAAGGAAAAGGAACGCTTTTGTTTACCTTACAACCATCAAATATATCATCAGCTGGGCAGACGGTGAGATCCAGAGAATCAACGGGGTCTGGAGCTTCCAGGCGGCTGATGGTGCTGTTAGTGAGGGCGGTGTCGTTTACGGTCATGCTAGCATTCACAGAGATGTGGCTCAAGCCCAGCAGAGATGGACCCTCTagagttaaaaaagaaaagaaaagatcctTTAATAGAATTTGTTACAGACTGACAAAAACACAGTGCACAACAAACGACTGTCGGTGACTCACCCTCCTTCTTGTTGGTGCCCGTGGGGGTGGAAGTGTGCGGGCGAGTGGCCTTTGATGCGTTACGCGTCACCGTGTACCTGCTCTCGTCTTGACAGAAACCTTTTTCTATGCTGTCAAACAGCCAGTGCAGAGACACGCAGTACACGTTCCACTTCTTTGCACACTCGTACTTCTGAcctgcaaacaaatacaaacacttaCAAATGATCCTGGTTGCAATAATGGAACCCGTTGTGCTAAAACCGTTGGTCACCTACCGGTTGGCTCACTGACAATGAGATGTGTACACTCATTCATTTTGAGCTGACCGGTGTACTTGGCTCCGTGCTGATCACAGAGCCGCTGCACCTCTTTACGCTCTGTGCTGGAGAGGCCGGTCACACAAACAGTGCAGCCACGCAACACGGGACACAGATAGTCCTCCGTGGGTAGATCTGTGTACCTGAAAAGACTGAAGGGGGCAAAGTTTTTTCTCATAATTGTAAGTTTAAAACAGTCATCAGTCAACAATATCATCAAACATTGgtatggtttgtttttgttgtacttAACAACTGTTTATTTAGCcagaaaacatctttaaaaaaaattatgattCTTTCTCTTTAAAGATTAGAACAGAAATGTCCGTTTTAATGTCATTGACGTACCTATTTTGAGATTTTTCCCAGCAGGCTTTGACCCACGTGGGCAACAGGACGGGTTTATTCAGGCTGGCCGCTACCAGGTATTTTTTGCTGCCCACCTCACCGGCTATCAGGTGTGTGACCGATACGTTTAGATCAAGATAGACCCGCCCACCCATGAGTTGCACCAGGTCCATCACCTCCGCCTGTAGAGAGAAGGACACGAACACATCAGAGAACACTTGAGAAGCCACTGTGCTTTCCTTAACCCCTCGTCAACTCCTATG
This region includes:
- the topbp1 gene encoding DNA topoisomerase 2-binding protein 1 yields the protein MSKGDKEGFIVKFVESRAQKTEYAVKAYEAILELQSDKYLKTVDEDAVLQMEQKDKSLFVFSSFSSPAFLHCKKLGCRVVSPLVVLYCLQQQHCVPKAEKPVYNMAMADITISCTSLDKATRAEVMDLVQLMGGRVYLDLNVSVTHLIAGEVGSKKYLVAASLNKPVLLPTWVKACWEKSQNSLFRYTDLPTEDYLCPVLRGCTVCVTGLSSTERKEVQRLCDQHGAKYTGQLKMNECTHLIVSEPTGQKYECAKKWNVYCVSLHWLFDSIEKGFCQDESRYTVTRNASKATRPHTSTPTGTNKKEEGPSLLGLSHISVNASMTVNDTALTNSTISRLEAPDPVDSLDLTVCPADDIFDGCKLYLCGLPGKKLEKLRRLVNAAGGLRFNQPSEELTHVVMGELDQDLKNFLFKATHRPHVVTVQWLLDSYNKGGVIPEAGYLHPDCLPPAPAAVSVSAGRVPTSRPSAGPPAASPSTPRQTRAEEDLLSQYMDDDPTIVEMPPPVESRKSIGTYAEPWAPNRSRAPGPDSTLQEASETGLFLGKRFLLVGFGAEAETQLSLLVTENGGRLLMGRTRVVADYAVVPLLGCSVEATVDEVVTDTWLAMCVEKECVLQLSSNPLFTPVPLMEGRFPLKECVLSVSQFTGAERESLVELAKHLGASVQDYFVRLANQKKGMLASTHLVLQSPEGTKYQAAKKWGLPAVTMHWILRSARTGHRAEEGLFLVDLPTSLERDDESFVGGSQRSAMPPPAPSSPEIPLLGLQGGKAVTPLDLGRLRSKVLRSVLDERKPKEDISNPKQDLEGVKSHPPPKETYLNLDTPSRFLSRDQLFRATLNSKDARGALETPGGKSKPEEMVETPLTDVINRHLKVSLANRNRNGVSHSDMQAITASPKFTRTTEEVPQKETGSLAGVVICVAKKLSKMQSELNAIAASLGADFRWACDDTVTHYIYQGRVGDNSREYRGVKERGLHVVSQHWLQACAEEQRHVPESLYPFTYNPKMSLNLSQVPNSSQRSPPFTRTQVKNATGAKDEMRGRVNAEEDPAVRRVSDGSTDNEDTNDAAGRSDVTETLEMRENLQRQLQEIMSATKLTSGRRTSVRLSRMGSGGADSDPHTPDGSRFGRCGSRRTLEALRVPREAALDVNTEPSQSEQIVWDDPTAREERAKLADNLQWPGSPSQQSEPFAAPPPPAAEGDARFADSMTDSELVEMAACDVIDQHMGQKRVSRAPTEERETDILTPRAPSIAFPLANPPVAPEPQEEPEEEEKQPPRFQLSSLSPQERIDYSHLIEELGGVVLDKQSFDPSCSHIIVGTPLRNEKYLAAMAAGKWILHRSYLEACRSVDRFIQEDEYEWGSGSILDALPSITSQQRRLALAAMRWRKSLQGGSDRGGAFSGWTVMLNIDQSRESGFRRLLQSGNAKVLPSPSPSLYKEASHLFADFSRLKPGDFRVDVSEATSHGVRCLKPEYIADYLMQDPTPSMEMYHLTEAPSEEAPGTPSRKRKASTDNSRLKKTRLT